The Seleniivibrio woodruffii genome window below encodes:
- a CDS encoding flavodoxin family protein: protein MKVLGINGSPRKGGNTEIIINRVLDGLKKRGWETDYAQIGGQVFRGCIACGGCFKNQDGKCTIKEDRFNEVFAKMTEADAIIIGSPTYFADVTSETKALLDRAGYVAIANGHLLKGKIGMAVSAVRRGGSIHVIDTINHFMHLSRMIMPGSTYWNMVYGRNKGEVEGDEEGLANMDHLAAVTDWLGRAVKPVLDSYPLTGASCAD, encoded by the coding sequence ATGAAAGTTTTAGGTATCAACGGAAGTCCCAGAAAGGGCGGCAACACCGAAATAATCATCAACAGAGTTCTTGACGGGCTTAAAAAAAGAGGCTGGGAGACCGACTACGCACAGATAGGCGGACAGGTTTTCAGAGGATGCATAGCCTGTGGAGGCTGTTTTAAGAATCAGGACGGCAAATGCACCATTAAAGAGGACAGATTCAACGAGGTTTTCGCTAAAATGACTGAGGCCGATGCGATAATCATCGGTTCACCAACCTATTTTGCAGACGTTACCTCCGAAACAAAAGCACTGCTGGACAGAGCGGGCTACGTCGCCATTGCAAACGGCCACCTCCTGAAAGGCAAAATAGGCATGGCTGTTTCCGCTGTCCGCAGGGGCGGCTCTATCCACGTTATAGATACCATCAACCATTTCATGCACCTTTCACGCATGATAATGCCCGGCTCGACCTACTGGAACATGGTCTACGGACGCAACAAAGGCGAGGTTGAGGGCGATGAGGAAGGTCTGGCGAATATGGATCATCTGGCAGCCGTCACCGACTGGCTGGGAAGAGCAGTTAAACCTGTTCTCGATAGCTACCCGCTGACAGGAGCATCCTGCGCAGACTGA